A single genomic interval of Pirellulaceae bacterium harbors:
- a CDS encoding putative capsular polysaccharide synthesis family protein yields MKKIVDRFSVLRKIQKWYWQKLNSWRFKRKLERLGRENKLPVLVYQMAKVGSRSVVQSFPTPKYPFAVHIHRLHAKGIDKKVADLRRMKLNVAGHYWQGKAVYQSVIKRHRPFKMITPVREPIGRNLSFFFERFEYVVGMPFSESTHSVKELTDIFLSNASFLNRLSWFNDEFRVSLGVDIYEHPFPQDLGFKRIRCGNGEVLLLKIELENEVIEKCIADFLDEPGFELAKANTASSKEYAETYRLFCSQVVLPATYINQMLDSRYTKYFYTVEEIARLREKWFQRLM; encoded by the coding sequence ATGAAAAAAATAGTTGATCGATTTTCGGTGTTGCGAAAAATCCAGAAATGGTACTGGCAAAAGCTCAATTCCTGGAGATTTAAGCGGAAACTTGAGCGGTTAGGTCGAGAAAATAAACTACCGGTTCTGGTCTATCAAATGGCCAAGGTGGGTTCGCGGTCGGTTGTTCAATCGTTCCCCACGCCGAAATATCCATTCGCCGTTCATATCCATCGTCTGCACGCCAAAGGGATCGACAAGAAAGTAGCCGATCTTCGTCGGATGAAGCTGAATGTGGCGGGGCACTATTGGCAGGGTAAGGCAGTCTATCAAAGTGTGATCAAACGCCACCGACCCTTCAAAATGATCACGCCCGTCCGCGAGCCGATTGGACGGAATCTGTCTTTTTTCTTCGAGCGATTTGAATACGTCGTCGGGATGCCGTTTTCGGAGTCGACGCACTCCGTCAAGGAATTGACCGACATTTTCTTGAGCAACGCGAGTTTTTTGAATCGTTTATCCTGGTTCAATGACGAGTTTCGAGTTTCTCTTGGTGTTGATATCTACGAGCACCCGTTCCCCCAAGATCTCGGATTTAAGCGGATACGCTGTGGAAACGGCGAGGTTCTACTGTTGAAAATTGAACTTGAAAACGAAGTCATAGAGAAGTGCATTGCTGATTTTCTTGACGAACCTGGATTTGAACTTGCAAAGGCGAACACGGCTTCATCCAAGGAATATGCAGAGACTTATCGGTTGTTCTGCAGTCAAGTGGTGCTGCCCGCGACCTACATCAATCAAATGCTTGATTCCCGTTACACCAAGTATTTCTACACCGTCGAAGAAATTGCCCGGTTGAGAGAGAAGTGGTTTCAACGATTAATGTGA